The proteins below are encoded in one region of Silene latifolia isolate original U9 population chromosome 2, ASM4854445v1, whole genome shotgun sequence:
- the LOC141642077 gene encoding putative aldo-keto reductase 4, translated as MATLVRRIKLGSQGLEVSAQGLGCMGMSAFYGPPKPDEDMIALIHHAVDSGITLLDTSDMYGPHTNEVLLGKALKDGWREKVELASKFGINFMDGKREIRGDPEYVRAACEGSLKRLGVDCIDLYYQHRIDTKLPIEVTMGELKKLVEEGKIKYIGLSEASASTIRRAHAVHPITAVQLEWSLWTRDAEEEVIPTCRELGIGIVAYSPLGRGFLSSGPKMVENFTKDDFRQYMPRFQPENIEHNKLVFERVSEIATKKGCTPAQLALAWVHHQGDDVCPIPGTTKIENLNQNIGALSVKLTSEEIAELESLVSADIVKGDRYGALSSTWKNSETPPLSSWKPE; from the exons ATGGCAACTTTAGTAAGAAGAATTAAGCTAGGATCACAGGGTTTAGAAGTATCGGCACAAGGGTTAGGATGTATGGGAATGTCTGCATTCTATGGCCCACCTAAGCCTGATGAAGACATGATTGCTCTTATTCACCATGCTGTTGATTCTGGTATCACCTTGCTTGATACTTCTGACATGTATGGACCTCACACCAATGAAGTTCTCCTTGGAAAG GCTTTGAAAGATGGGTGGAGGGAGAAAGTGGAATTGGCTTCGAAATTTGGGATCAACTTTATGGATGGAAAAAGAGAAATTCGGGGTGATCCGGAATATGTAAGAGCTGCATGTGAAGGAAGCTTGAAGCGACTTGGTGTCGACTGCATTGACCTCTACTATCAGCATCGTATTGATACTAAACTCCCCATTGAAGTCACG ATGGGAGAACTTAAAAAACTGGTAGAAGAGGGCAAAATCAAGTACATAGGTCTGTCAGAAGCATCAGCGTCAACCATCAGAAGAGCGCATGCAGTCCACCCCATTACAGCAGTACAGTTGGAATGGTCCTTGTGGACAAGGGATGCAGAGGAGGAAGTAATTCCTACTTGCAG GGAACTCGGGATTGGAATCGTGGCATATAGTCCTCTAGGAAGGGGATTTTTGTCTTCTGGACCCAAGATGGTGGAGAACTTTACAAAGGATGATTTTCGGCAG TACATGCCAAGGTTCCAACCGGAGAACATAGAGCACAACAAACTCGTATTTGAGCGTGTCAGTGAAATCGCAACTAAAAAAGGATGCACCCCGGCACAGCTAGCCCTAGCATGGGTGCATCACCAAGGAGACGATGTGTGTCCTATCCCCGGAACCACCAAGATTGAGAACCTCAACCAGAACATCGGAGCCTTATCTGTGAAGTTAACCTCCGAAGAGATTGCTGAGCTCGAGTCCCTGGTCTCTGCCGATATTGTTAAGGGAGATCGCTATGGAGCGCTCTCTAGTACCTGGAAGAATTCCGAAACTCCACCTCTTTCCTCATGGAAGCCGGAATAG